Genomic DNA from Paracoccus sp. MBLB3053:
GCCGCCCGCTCGGGCCTGACGGGCTTTGTCGCGGGCATGTCGCGGCAGGTCGCGCCCAAGGGCGTCGTGGTGAACAACCTGCTGCCGGGCATCCATGCCACCGACCGCGCCGAGAGCCTTGATGGCGGCGTCGCCAAGGCCGAGGGGATCAGCATCGAAGAAGCCCGCCACCGCCGCGAACAGACCATTCCGACCCACAGCTACGGCACGGCCGAGGATTTCGGGGCGACATGCGCCTTCCTTTGCAGCCAACATGCGCGATTCATCGTGGGGCAGAACATTCTGCTGGATGGCGGCGCGTCCAACATCTCGATCTGAGGGGGCGGGCGGCAGGTAGGCTCTTGCCAGAATCCTGCCGCCCGGCTACGACGAAAGTCGGAAATCGGGAGACACTGGCGGATGCCAGGGCCGAAGGAGCAACCGCCCCGGTAAACTCTCAGGCAAAACGAACCGTTTTCCACAGAAGACTCTGGAGAGAGGCGGCCGTCAGGCCGCACGCCGAAGGGATAACGATCTCAGGCGCCCCCACGGGGTAGGGACAGAGGGGGCATCGAAACGGACGGGATAGGCCTGTCCGCCAGATGAGGGATGCCCATGGCCGAATTGCGGCGCACGAAGCTTTACGATCTGCACATCGCCCAAGGGGCGAAGATGGTGCCCTTTGCCGGCTGGGAAATGCCGGTCCAATATCCGATGGGCGTGATGGGTGAGCACTTGCACACCCGCACCAAGGCCGGTCTGTTCGATGTCAGTCACATGGGCCAGGTGATCCTGCGCGGCGAGAATGTCGCCAAGGCGCTGGAAACGCTTGTGCCCGCGGATGTCGTCGGGCTGGGGCAGGGCCGTCAGCGCTATGGCCTTTTCACCAACGCGGCGGGCGGCATCCTTGACGACCTGATGATCGCAAACAAGGGCGACCACCTGTTCCTTGTGGTGAACGCCGCCTGCGTCGATCAGGACATCGCGCATCTGCGCCAGCTGGAAGCGCAGGGGATCTCGGTCGAGCCGGTCGCTGGTCGCGCGCTGGTCGCGCTGCAAGGCCCCGAGGCCGAAACCGTGCTCTCGGCCCTGGTGCCCGGCGTCGAGGCGATGAAATTCATGGATGTGGCGGAATTCGACTGGCAGGGCACGACGCTCTGGATCAGCCGCTCGGGCTATACCGGCGAAGACGGGTTCGAAATCTCGATCCCCGAGGGCGTTACCGAGGAGTTCGCCAC
This window encodes:
- the gcvT gene encoding glycine cleavage system aminomethyltransferase GcvT, with the protein product MAELRRTKLYDLHIAQGAKMVPFAGWEMPVQYPMGVMGEHLHTRTKAGLFDVSHMGQVILRGENVAKALETLVPADVVGLGQGRQRYGLFTNAAGGILDDLMIANKGDHLFLVVNAACVDQDIAHLRQLEAQGISVEPVAGRALVALQGPEAETVLSALVPGVEAMKFMDVAEFDWQGTTLWISRSGYTGEDGFEISIPEGVTEEFATALLAQDEVAPIGLGARDSLRLEAGMPLYGHDMDTETSPAAAALGWSIPKVRRLGGAREGGFPGADAILSELAAGAAKTRRGLRPEGRAPIREGVEIFAGTEGGEAVGKVCSGGFGPSVGGPIAMAILPLELAEGATVYAELRGKRLPVLLTPIPFHKPSYKR